TCATGACTAATCAATATAGAATGTTTACAATGTAGCTGAAATTACATGGAGGTTGTAGCTTTTACTTGAAAATAATTTAGTTCCAAAGACTGGAAAATgagaagaaatttgaaaaaaaaatccttaaaagcGGATGCACAACTATAATAAAAGTGCAATCTGCCTGGGAAATATCAGGAACTTGGGTTGAAAAAAGTATGTTGATTAAATATAACTTGTAAAGTAAGCACTTTTCCCTGTATGCCCATTGGCCTGACATCAACATAATATAAGCCAATTTTGGAGTTTTTCCAACCCAGCCAAATTTGTCTTTCAGTTAGGTTTAATCAATTACAATATATTAGACCAAGCtgttatgaaaataattgttctattttacCTAATCCATCATACACAATTCCTGACTTAGGTAGTGTATAGTCAACAACAAAACCATCTGATGTTGCTGTTGTGTGGGCTCCAGCATAATTATAGGCTATAACGTTTGTATAATGGATTACACCAGGGGTCAGTTTTAGACCTGTCATGTTATACTGTTGGTCTGTTCCTGGGATGTCATGTGCTACTCTAAGGATGTCATGTCCTGAAATGTTAAAAATAGACTTTTAAAACATACTTGAAAGATGTTTGACAAAAGTGAGACtaacaaagatatttttataaaatgattatatataaaatctttaataaatttgatttagattCAGAATATTGATACAATCACCAAAACTtgtcattttctgttttttattgaaagaaaattttagccaatttaatattttttctcatGTAAGACATGTTTAATGTTTAGGGTCATCAAGACAATTTCTGGAACTGCCTTACTGTTGTTTCTGATAATAAGCATACAAAAGAAACTGAATTTCTTCATATTAAACATTTAAGATTTGTCATACTGTAGCAATTTACAGCTCTCCTCCTTGGAAAGTACTATAAAGATAAATTCTATATTTCTTTGTAGTTTAATAATTTTCCAAGAATGATTGTTTGAGTCTTAACTTACCTCCCGGGAAAGTACTGAGATAAATGCTGTATTTCTCAATGGTTGTTTCATACTCTAGGAATTTACTGCTCCAGTCAAAGGTTATAGGTCTGCCTATCTGCATGAAGTCTGTGTCTTTTTCTGTAGTTCCTCTTATTTTTTCTATAacctaaaacaaaagaaaacaagattatttataacattatatatataattacttgtCTATGATATAAACTTATATATTAAACATATTGCCTTTTTGAGATACTGTCCTGTTACAATGAAAATAAGATGTGACAAAAATGCTAATGATAAAGAAGCTTTTCTGTTACATCAATATGTAATTTCCTTATATACATTATCAATCACATGCCTATTTCTGAtttaagcaaaatgacaatagtGCAAAGGTCACTCCATAAATTTGAGCAAATCCATGCTTGATACTTGTATTTTTGGGTGTTCTACCTTTTTTTAAGTCTGAGTTTTTACGCTGAGTTTATCTAATTATGATTTAAACTTTCAAAAGaggatatttatttttggaataatattcaaaatataagcACCATAATTATGTTCCTCATTTTTTGTCAagtatgaatgaatgaatgaatgagtaCTTTATTTGCAAGAAGTATATAAATTtgatttcaaacatattttattcatgaagatatgaaaaggattgagcaacaggcacagcctataaaagctctctccatattacatgttcaaggtataattcaattataacaactgtatttaaaataatgcaatataaaaGAACATGCATGCTACTTATGAGCACACACGGGCAAACATATGTTTACAGTGCTACTCACTAAATGCAAAGTATATCTAAGTATATAGGCAATTACTCATCATGTATTCAAGAACCTTGAAACATCCAAATATCCTTTATTAGTCAttagaaatgtatatatatggcttgaaagagacactaagcttgcttagtggataaaatgaattaatgtttaagtggaggagaaaaaataaaactaaatgaaacaaaaaataagtaaGTTTCAATcaaaacgttgagtgtcactgatatatttatgaacagatttaaaaatagcaatattcatatcatatgaaaataatctgtttccaaaaagtaataattcaatatttatatcaacattatcaGCAATGGAGTTaatggaatcaagaaggatctgtcttacatcattgAACTAAGggcaaatgaaaaagaaatgtttgttGTCCTCAACAGGGTGATTACAGTTTGCACAAAAAGTGTTCTCGGATCAGAACTGATTAAACAGATGAGATTTTaggttgctagcattatttctgagttgacaatgacttatattaagtttcattatcccatagttgaaaggtttaaatatatcatcagtcctaAAAAACTTTTCCAGTCcacttctaaatatacccaaacttggtgatttttgtaaactcaaaggaagactattccaaagtcttatagtggaaggaatgaaactattaaaataagagctagttctagcaagaggtggatgaaaagtgttattttcattcctcaaagtataatagtactgcaactgacatcgaaaaagacgcttagttaacgagtttaatggtccgaaataacacacggctgcaaattgttttaaatgatagaataatatctatattttaatttccgtcgggtcgtaaaaagtttctatggtcacatttttgtattttatccctttaatgggagtacccctcaatttacggttttgggtagttaccttaaaatccaaaaatatattttttggttaaatttcccgcttttttcgtaaatattttctatgcacatatcatcaaggatcatcggaatgatgaagacataaatattataccatctccaagtaaaactttcaaacttaaagttggctgttttttagatagaaatttaacgcgtttttctttgaaaacgagaaaacatatgattcaaaaacagtatttgacatttgagaggacacaacatattattgcgatactgcatgcaaattttgttgggcaaattccaaacaattttgtcaaaaactcaaaaaataaaaacatcatttgtaccttttttaattacggaaatatcctatccgtcaatcagctccaccatttattttttcattcacaatcaatttgatagtttcgatgtgattatgtagattttgtaggagaagttaatttatttttgagtgatttgaatatatatagtagttctttcgtgtattttctgtaaataagttatatttttgttaataaaattttgactttatataaaagttaaccaaatccttcggataagaggtttttccggataatgactatagttgacattgtgtgaaaatacattgtatgtcaatgtttaacctcagagcaattaatatgcatgcaagtggtcgggggaaaagtactattgaagtttcgcagagatttggtgtgtgacaaggtaatgctaaaaccaacttctcttgatattctgctttccgtgggcgaatcatcagtgatgttatgagacttgcaccagaaggcaaaattggtgcgtctttaaattatattgattgattgattgttggttgcttaaagtccagtggcaaatatttcatgcatgttcaggacgagaacaagctaacaataaaaacaatatgtaggttttgtcataatagaggccattcgggatgatgatcggaaaaatttagactgccactggaaaataatGGGgtattggattgggacagaaatttttCATTGCAACATGCCACCTTAAAGAGTTGGTTCAAAGGTTTTTAATGTGCAAAGAACGTGAcactccctttacacgaggcagtggatttaacgtccccattctgaccggacgtgactgcgaacttgatacatcccgcacagccaaacggacgccaaACTTCGTTTTACTGCAGGTCGggggaagaccaagtgaccatatttcgtttccccagtcacccttggggaactttaaattagaaacaacagaaatccatatatgtgatcaaactgatcgacatgtaacctcacaacctgacacttttatacgatctcgcgctcagtttctttcttgtagtttggatatgaaaacagggtttttgtgtaaaagaaaaacctttacttattgaagtcaacacctgtgcaattaagtaaaacagtcactgaaaaaatagaatttgaacttgctgtcagttcattaataacgattgttagtgatgtgatttgtttttcaataagaaaaagcctttctcatgcatgtagcacatcctctatatataccgatcaattttacccaagattgtctctgatgcttaccaaactgccaaacttcagaactaactagatattgtgacaccttacaattcagacacagtggggccaagggatatgaattatagagtttagctctgaactcaatttaggggatgccatatctgctgcaggaaaattgaagtctaaattaagattttcagaattacaccaaggtgtgtctgaaaatatcaaggatacattaaaagaagaacaattacttcatCCTGCCACCAGTGgtcttatgagctatgtcctcgttttggtatttctatggaaatgatgcccgcatagcttgttaatagatataggaagatgtggtatgagtgccaatgatacaacacaccatcaaagtcacaatttataaaagtaaaccattataggtcacggtccggtcttcaacacagagcctaggcTCAAAAGTTCCTTTGATAGTTAATcgatgaaaaataacacaaaggcgcttctgaaccgtatattgtccctaaagataacaaaaatttgtaaatgtatggctattacaaaatAAATCGTTTCTGTAGCAATTTCGCCCCTTTACATTTGGGACtggcagtgcagatacatcatgcatatgcatattggaatatgggtcacgaacattgatcgaaactttgtactcacatttcttttgtgtttcctataCAAAGGgaagactatatctgacgagtttgaccaaatcatgacggtatttacgctccagatagcatttgtactaaaaaaactgtgtttgctttgaacaaactctgtcctgtGCCGAAgttgttcttataaaaaagggaagtgtcttgtaatgcttatacgcgtactgaatccgcatatgatgactaagagattgattcatgtccctattttatgaatacttgagctattgtgtgtcgcttttaaaagttatataaggatcatgactgaatttgaattacaacattagaaaattggcattgcattgtataatttttcatccttcccttaaaaaatcaatgagttaacttttttaccaggattatcctactaaaaaaatgttcatgcaccaaactgactttgttttacactcatttttttttaaacctcgcattcgcctcaggtgactatagtatattttgtgttattactgctctgtccagactttacaaatacacaatatgtatttatctataactagatactaattttcacaaaatacacaacctttaagatgcaaaattaaaaacactgtttcagcgcttgaattttttttttttttcaaagatagaaaaaatattgaaataatttgataaactggtgttttatactttagaaaataattctgtaatatactatagtgaaatactatacacaatatgaaagtttatggatgtgaaaaggtcaaggccacttcttcttttgctatgtcttaaatggaaaaaaatcagaaggttccaaatcaacgccattttgtaatggcagctctTCATATAATTAGTCAAACTTGccgttttaacatcgtttatagcgTATGCTTATGgttgaatcgtttttgtagcattctattgaataaatatcagaatatttctcctttttgttcttgtgtttgaaatattgatatttttaggtctgacctttgacctcaatttcacaaaattgtgaccactctggatttttacgacccaacttttcttattgtacacgttgtcctctttccatcgatatataatttaggtgtgtgttcttccggaccattaaagttttaaaaaatgaactctggttgcagtactataaGGGGTTTGTCTGGGAAGATATGGCTGGACTAACTCATATAAGAATGCAGGTGTCATCCcaatattttatagaatagtataagcttatttttattacgtctattctccagagtttctaaacctaattcaatataaagtttttgtctggagGAATTACGTTGTAAACCTGTAATAATTCTAGTGGCTTCTATCTAAATATTTTCATGAAGCTCAGACTCGTGCTGGGAGCAATTGCCCCATACAACATCACCATACTCTAATATAGGTCTAATAAAAgcttaataaatatgtataattgaactcctatctaataaatgtttaacttgacgaagcacagatagacgagagcatgcttttttataaataatatcaatatgtaAGTACCATGAAGCTGATGACTGAAATGTTATCCCAAGATgacagtgaatatttattttttcaacctCTTCCCCATTTATCCCAAAAAATACAGGTGGATGCTCCCTTTCCCTTctagtaaatacaatatttttagttttctaaGAGTTAAATTGAACAGCCCATGATTTTGACCTATTTGAGATAACATCCAAGTCATCTACTATAACAAATAAAgaggtgtcatctgcaaaaagtctaatatcaTTAGAAATGTCATTTaccatatcatttatataaataagaaacagaaaGGGTCCTAAAACTGATCCCTGAGGGACACCTGCATGTATACTTCTTAGAGTTGACGAAAAACCTTCTGAAATGACCTTTTGTTGACGATTTGAAAGATAACTCTCTATCCAAGATAAGAGCTGATCATTTATGCCAGATTGcttaagtttaaataaaagtccTTTAAGCCAAACTTTATCAAAAGCTCTAGATACATCACAAAATACAAACCTTACATCCCTTCCATTATCCATATTActaataattttatgatatatttcaattaactGATTAACAGTAGAGTCACCTGGCTGGAAACCAGATTGAAACTTTGACAAAAGGTTATTACTTctcatataattatacaaatgtttaaatagaACTTTTTCCATAATCTTACAAACAATACTAGTAACAGATATTGGACGATAGTTTAGAGCTGAATGTGGACTaccttttcctttaaaaatagGATTAACATGTGCAATTTTCCATAACAGTGGAACCTGTTTAACTGATAGagacatattaaataacttagtTAATGGTTTAGAAATAAAGCTAGCAACCTCTTTTAAAATTCTAGGACTGATACCGTCAGGTCCAGCTGGTTTGTTAACATTCAAGATTTTTAGCCGATCTAAAATTTCTTTCTCAGTgatgacaaatttatttaaatgacatggaGGAGGCTCATTATTATCAGGAATTTCTGGTTCTGTATCAATATTAGCTATATTAGCAAAATGATTGTTCAGGATCTCTGATTTGTCCaatgaatgaataaaaaatttcCATCATGTTCCAAAAAAGGGTGGAAATCTCTAAGTATATACATGGTAtggcaaacaaaaatatatacaatttatgacaaacaaAAGTTAATCTGACAGTGGTCAACACTGTTTTCTGTTTTAACACCACTATACACCATTAATTATCTGCACTTCCAAGCAAAGTGCCCCACCCTCTTATTCTAAATGTATATTCTGTGTATCTATTAGACTTACAGTTTTTCCTCTGACAGTAGCTAACACAGGTGCTTGTCCCATGACAACAATTCCGTTGGATTTAAATACAGCATACTGGTCTGCTGAATACCATATTCTCACAAACACAGAGTAAGTCAAAGTATTCCCCAATTTGGCacctaaaacaaaaaaatatattgtcaaaTATTGGATATCTCAATACTTGTTTAAGAGAATGgtattcatttaatttcatgtATCATTTCCTTCATAAGCTGTTGGGTTTGTTTTAGTTTGTCAAAGGATAACCTTTTTTATAATAGAAACTTTATCCCTCTAAAAGACAAATCAAGgatcattattttaaaagatgtaaACAACGGTGGTTCTCGCTTCTAAATAATGATACAATATTGAGTTAGTAAACTTAAATCATTAAAATGTCTTCTAGTTTTTTCAACATTCCTAAACAACTatttaataattgtaaaaatgtataattttcaaaACTAACCAGGTTTTGTAGAAAAAACACAGTCTTTAAGTTGACCACCATCCTGCCAAACCTTTTCTTCCACAGGATCATAAATACCAGATGGAAAATCAAACTGAGTGTAACCAATACTCCATTCATACCtgtaacaaacaaaagaaaacatgATTTGAGCCATATTATCAGATGCCTTTAAATATTAATCATGGGGAGCTCTACCTTGACCTACCATAAAAGTTTCAGGTCTAGTTCTAATTAAACAAGCCACTTTCCTTCCACATAAAATATTATTCAATGCCATTACACCTTATTCTGGAGTGACCTCTCTTGACCTACCATAAAGGTTTCATGCCTTGTACTTGGGATCCACACCACAATCAAGGGAGTTATCTCTCTTGACTCTCCATAAGGGTTTCATGCCTTGTACTTGGGACCCAC
Above is a window of Mytilus galloprovincialis chromosome 7, xbMytGall1.hap1.1, whole genome shotgun sequence DNA encoding:
- the LOC143084109 gene encoding uncharacterized protein LOC143084109, encoding MKPLWYEWSIGYTQFDFPSGIYDPVEEKVWQDGGQLKDCVFSTKPGAKLGNTLTYSVFVRIWYSADQYAVFKSNGIVVMGQAPVLATVRGKTVSLIDTQNIHLE